Below is a window of Brassica napus cultivar Da-Ae chromosome A5, Da-Ae, whole genome shotgun sequence DNA.
ttccaaaggaaaaatcattatatttattaGACGATCAACTTTATTTTAGGTCACTTTAAATGCTCATCtatatgaaaaatgtgaatTCTTAAAGATAGTATTATCATAagccaaaaggaaagaaaagataGGCAAGAGAGTTGTGTTTCATGTTATGTTTAGGCTTTAACAACAACAAGGAGCAATGATAGTAGTAAATGCGTCGAAGAAAAGTATCcgaaaataaatatgtatatcaTAGCTAGAAAAATGAATGTTATATCAAAAAGTAATTGAGATGTACagtttaaaataagataaaccTATTGAGATCTGTCAGAAAACGTGATTATGTCTACAATAGTTTATGAAATACGAGGCCTTCATCATAACCCAGACCCACTCTCCATTTTCTATTCTTATATTATAACCAAATTTGTTTTTCAATGTAGACTTCTATTTATCACTTAATTTTATGCAAGGTTGTTTTTCGTtacaactaatattttataatttattcagCTTATACTAATTACCAGAATAATTGCGGATATTTGTTGTGTTTGGTatagtttaactaattttcTACCTAGTCATTCGTTTTTAGGTTTTCCAACCTATAGTtgcgattttatatataaaagttgaaaaaattagaaaatacaaCACATGGCCAATTTGCTTAAGATTTGAGCTTATAAATTATCGAGAAAAGCTTTCTGCAACATTATTGTCTGTACATCTCATTTTCTTTTATCCATCTCAACTTAGATAATGAGGGACTATTACACATAAAgttaatttaacaaaaaactgaattttctcttatttaatatataaaaattgcgtgaagtatttttttttttgtctaagcTTAGGGCCTTAGGGTAACAAAATAcataagataatatattattgttcaCTTCTTTCTTCTATTAAATTGAACCAGACTttgctcctctctctctctctgactcTGAAAAAGATGAAGCAGAGAAGTTAATGTTCACCAACTTGCTGTAAAGCCTAAAACTTTCTTCCTTCTTTCAAGTTCTTCTCGCATTTCTCGTCCTCTCTGTTTCTTTGTTGTTTTAAAGAAAGGTATGGTATCTTCCTCAGATGTCACATAATCTGAATATTTCTGTATATGCAGTGATGTGTTCACTTGTTGTGTCCTTGAATGTGctaaaataacattttcttggtttttatGTTGTCCAGATTTTAGTTTGGAAGTACAAGAGGAGTCTTCTCAGATCTGGtaataaagagagagaaagagatttgaGTTTCATCAGTacactaatcttttttttttttcaccatACTGTTGAGGAAAAAATGAGTAAAGAAGAGTTCATGAAGATCCAGGTTCGTTTAACCGATTCTTTGATTCCTtctgaatattattttttttctaacaaaatAATCTTCTCATGAATCTGtgaatttttatttgtagacTTGTGTTCTTAAAGTGAACATACACTGTGATGGATGTAAGCAGAAAGTCAAGAAAATCTTGCAGAAAATCGAAGGtaagtaacaaaaaaataatcaaactcAAAAAATCTCTTTTGACTTTCTTAAGATTTTGTCAAGATTGTTGACCAAAAGTCTTTGAAACTCATTTTGTGTTTtgtctgaaacaaaaaaaaactcaggtgTTTTTACGACCAAGATTGATTCAGAACAAGGGAAAGTGACTGTCTCCGGGAGCGTAGATCCTTCGGTTCTCATCAAAAAGCTCGCAAAATCTGGTAAACATGCTGAAATCTGGGGAGCTCCAAAGGGTAACAACAACAATCAGAATCAGTTGGCCAAtcagatgaaagggatgcagaTTGACAATGGAAAAGGTGTCGGTGGAAagaacaataacaacaacaataaaGCTCCAAAGAACGGTGGTGGCGGtggcggtggaggaggaggcggCGGAGGTAACAGTAATGCGCCGAAGATGGGACAGCAACTGAATCCACAACAGATTCAGCAGCTTCAACAGATCCAGAAGATGAAAGGGTTTCAAGATCTGAAGCTTCCTCCACAGTTGAAGGATTCCAAGGGCGCTGCTCCTCCTCCGAACAAGAACCAGAAAGGAGTGAAGTTTGATGTTcctgaggatgatgatgatgatgacttcaCTGACGACGACGAGTTTGATGATGAGTTCACTGACGATGACGACGAGTTTGATGACGACGAGTTTGGTGATCTCCCTCCTCCGTCTAATAAGATGAAGCCTAACATGATGATGCCTAACGCTCAGCAGATGATGATGAACGCTCAGAAGAACGCTAATCTTGGCGGTAAAGGTGGTCCCAGCGGTGGAAACGGTGGCGGCGGTGGTGGTAAAGGTGGTCCCGGAGGTGGCGGCGGTGGAAAAGGTGCTCCTGGTGGCGGTGGGAATCAAAACCAGGGCGGAGGCAAGAACGGTGGTAAAAACGGCGGTGGTGGACAACCACAAGACGGTGGTAAAAACGGCGGTGGTCCAAACGCCGGAAAGAAGGGTAATGGCGGCGGAGggggaggtggtggtggtggacccATGGCTGGAGGACTGCCAGCTGGTTTCCGTCCCATGGGAGGCGGAGGACCACAAAACATGAGCATGCCAATGGGCGGTCCAATGGGTATGGGTGGTCCAATGGGTAGTATTCCGGCGGTTCAAGGATTACCGGCAACCGGTCCAGGCGGTGGTGTACCACCAGGTTATTTCCAAGGAGCCGGACCAGACCCTATGCAAatgcagcagcaacaacaacagcaacagtATTTAGCAGCGGTTATGAACCAGCAACGTGCCATAGGAAACGAGCGGTTCCAACCAATGATGTACGCAAGGCCACCACCGGCAGTTAACTACATGCCAGCGCACCCGCACCAATATCCAAACCCGTATCCGTACCCGTATCCATATCCACCTCATGGGAATGATCAGTACTCTCATGTCTTCAGCGATGAGAACACATCAAGCTGCGATATTATGtgagatttaaaaattatccAGAAATAAAACTTGTGTATCCTTTCTTTTGTCTTCAACGGATCAAATCCTAAGTTCTTTTAGGTTGTTTGTGTTTCCAAGTTTGTGATAGTTTTGTAGaattataatatatgatttggaCGTACGTTCGTCTATAAATTAAGTTATATTGAAGTTGTTTTCTCCTTTCATGTGACTTTTTATTTGCTGATCAATAAAATAACGAACATACGGAATTGCTATGAGCAGATTTGGTAGATACCAAATCATGATTAGGTATGAATATTCATACGTTTGGTATATAGTATTTATTAACATGTTTTTATATTTGCCAAAAGTCGTATAAAATAAGAAGATACGGAGTCATAATGGAATTGGAGTTGTGTCCCACGGACTACATAATAAAGATCCTTTTCCTCCACTATATATGGATCTTGCTTTAATTTCTTGTTGTTATTAATTAGTTCTGAATTAAATAAacgaaataatatttttttctgcaGTGTTTAGTTTAAGGTAAAAAAAGAAAGTGATGAGGAAAAGTCAGCCTATTGGTTGCATTTATAATTCGAAAGTTAAAAAGGAAAACtcttaaaagaagaaaaacaaggtAAATAATAATCTGACTACAACGAcatataactaatttttgtGAATAATAATAACAAGAACTGGGTCGTGATCACGTTACATTTGTCTACCTAGTACATAAAAACTGGTCATCAATCTCTATCACAAGTTCACGTCCGACGTAACCGTCGTTAGTCTCGGTACACCATTGGACGGTATGGTTATTGGTTAGCTTATCGATCACTATAGAGCAACCAAATCAATAACAATCATGCCTTTAGTccccaaaatattttaaaattatgcatgCGTTATCACTATTGCAAATGCTCATACGATGTGGAGCGATAGagagtttaatttattattaagtaTTCAAACTTTCTCCCAAGACTAAACATAAGAGATGAAGAGAGATACCAGCATCATCATGCATGCATGGTCATGATGATGATTATCTATCATGCATGATGTCACATTGATGATAATGGGGCCCGCCTAGAGAACAGTTGAAGGAGTTAAATGAAAGACTATGTGGCAGCTAAGTGTAGCGTCAGTAGAGTTGTTCAGAAGTGCGTACGTCTTATCTTCGCTATGCTTCGTTTACATAACACACAAACTTACTGATGCAGATTTTTTATT
It encodes the following:
- the LOC106436270 gene encoding heavy metal-associated isoprenylated plant protein 32; translation: MSKEEFMKIQTCVLKVNIHCDGCKQKVKKILQKIEGVFTTKIDSEQGKVTVSGSVDPSVLIKKLAKSGKHAEIWGAPKGNNNNQNQLANQMKGMQIDNGKGVGGKNNNNNNKAPKNGGGGGGGGGGGGGNSNAPKMGQQLNPQQIQQLQQIQKMKGFQDLKLPPQLKDSKGAAPPPNKNQKGVKFDVPEDDDDDDFTDDDEFDDEFTDDDDEFDDDEFGDLPPPSNKMKPNMMMPNAQQMMMNAQKNANLGGKGGPSGGNGGGGGGKGGPGGGGGGKGAPGGGGNQNQGGGKNGGKNGGGGQPQDGGKNGGGPNAGKKGNGGGGGGGGGGPMAGGLPAGFRPMGGGGPQNMSMPMGGPMGMGGPMGSIPAVQGLPATGPGGGVPPGYFQGAGPDPMQMQQQQQQQQYLAAVMNQQRAIGNERFQPMMYARPPPAVNYMPAHPHQYPNPYPYPYPYPPHGNDQYSHVFSDENTSSCDIM